In Labilibaculum sp. DW002, one DNA window encodes the following:
- the nqrF gene encoding NADH:ubiquinone reductase (Na(+)-transporting) subunit F: protein MILLTTQGTVISISIAVFLLVTLILVSILLFAKKKLTPSGEVTIDINDGDQQLVVEPGSTLLGTLGAAKIFLPSACGGGGTCAMCKCQVLDGAGSILPTEVDYFTRKEAQNNWRLACQVKVKEDMSMSIPQEILGIQKWDCEVVSNGNVATFIKEFVVKLPEGEILDFKSGGYIQIDVPKIDVDFKDMDIEEEYRGEWEQFKMFDLKMKNPEPTYRAYSMANHPAEGNIVMLNIRIATPPFDRVNGGWMNVNPGICSSFIFSRKPGDKVTVSGPYGEFFIKETNNEMMFIGGGAGMAPMRSHIFHLFHTVKTGRKATFWYGARSLKEVFYADQFDAIAADFPNFEWHLALSEPQPEDNWEGPTGFIHQVIYDNYLTNHDEPEDIEYYLCGPPMMNSAVTNMLYDLGVPDEMVEFDDFGS, encoded by the coding sequence ATGATATTATTAACAACACAGGGAACTGTTATTTCCATAAGTATAGCTGTCTTTTTACTTGTGACCCTGATTCTAGTTTCTATACTTTTATTTGCGAAGAAGAAACTAACTCCATCAGGAGAAGTAACGATTGATATTAACGATGGCGATCAACAATTGGTTGTAGAGCCAGGGAGTACCCTTTTAGGCACTTTGGGTGCTGCAAAAATCTTCTTACCATCAGCTTGTGGTGGCGGTGGAACATGTGCAATGTGTAAATGTCAGGTACTTGACGGAGCAGGTAGCATTCTTCCAACTGAAGTTGATTATTTTACTCGTAAGGAAGCGCAGAACAACTGGCGCTTAGCTTGTCAGGTAAAAGTAAAAGAAGACATGAGCATGTCAATACCTCAAGAAATCTTAGGTATTCAGAAATGGGATTGTGAAGTGGTTTCAAACGGTAACGTAGCGACCTTTATTAAAGAATTCGTTGTGAAATTACCTGAAGGTGAAATTCTTGATTTCAAATCAGGTGGATATATTCAAATTGACGTACCTAAAATCGATGTTGATTTTAAGGACATGGATATTGAAGAAGAGTATCGTGGCGAATGGGAACAGTTTAAGATGTTTGATCTTAAGATGAAAAACCCGGAACCAACATATCGTGCTTATTCTATGGCTAACCACCCTGCTGAAGGTAACATTGTAATGCTTAATATTCGTATTGCAACGCCTCCATTCGATCGTGTAAACGGTGGCTGGATGAATGTTAACCCAGGTATCTGTTCTTCATTTATCTTCTCGCGTAAGCCAGGTGATAAAGTGACTGTTTCAGGTCCTTATGGTGAGTTCTTCATCAAAGAGACGAATAACGAAATGATGTTTATTGGTGGTGGTGCTGGTATGGCTCCAATGCGTTCTCATATCTTCCACTTGTTCCATACCGTGAAAACAGGTCGTAAGGCTACTTTCTGGTATGGTGCTCGTTCATTAAAAGAAGTATTCTACGCTGATCAGTTTGATGCTATTGCAGCTGATTTCCCTAACTTCGAGTGGCACTTAGCTCTTTCTGAGCCACAGCCAGAAGATAACTGGGAAGGACCTACCGGATTTATCCATCAGGTGATCTACGATAACTATCTGACTAATCATGATGAGCCAGAGGATATTGAATATTACCTTTGTGGACCTCCAATGATGAATTCAGCTGTTACAAACATGCTGTATGATTTAGGTGTACCAGACGAAATGGTTGAATTTGACGATTTCGGATCATAA